ACGAAGCGAGCGGGAGCGAGAAGCCGAAGCGCGAGCCGCCTTCGTCCCGGGACTCGCCCCAGATCGCGCCGTGCTGGCGGGTGATGATCCGGTAGCTCAGGGCCAGACCGATGCCGCTGCCGTGCTCCTTGTCGGTGAACGTCCGCTCGAACGGGTCGTGGCGCAGCCCGCGGCCCAGGTCGTCGACGGTCAGCACGCCCGCGTCACCGTCGATGCGGGTTGTGACGGTCAGCTGCCGCCGCTGCGGGTCGCAGACCGCCATCTCGTCGATCGCGTTGAAGCACAGGTTGAGCACCACCTGCCCGGTCAGCACCCGCTCGCAGCGGACGAGCACCGGTTCCGGGCTGCGGTCCACCCGCACCTCGACGCCTGCCGGGCCCGCGCGCAACCCGACGAAGTACAGGCACTCCTCCAGGATGTCGTTGAGGTCAGCGACCTGCTGCACGTGTTCGAGGTGGCCGACGAACGCGCGCACCGAGCTGACGATGGTGGCCGCGCGCTCGATCTGCCGCACGGCGTTGTCGATGCCGTAGCCGACGCGGGAATCGGCCGGCGCCGTCGCGCGGGAACCGGCCAGGAAGTTGGCCGCCGCGGCCAGCGGCTGGCCGAGCTCGTGCGCGATGGCCATCGCCATGTCGCCCATCGCGGTGTAGCGGGCGAGGTAGTTCTCCCGGTGCATCTCCCGCTCCCGGCGCACCTGGCCGTGGACCCGCTCGGAGACGTCGTGCAGGATCATCAGCAGCCCATCGCTCTCCTGCAGCCGCTCCAGGCTGCCCTCCAGCCAGACCCGCTCCTGATCGGGCCGGTCGACCTCCAGCTGGACCGAGGTGACCGGATCGGCACGGGACAGCACCTCGTCCCATGTGGACACCCGGCCGCGCAGCCGCAGGCGGGCGTGATCGGTCAGCGGGCCGAGCGGCTCGCCCGCGGTCGCGCCGATGAGCGGCAGCGCGGTGTTGGTGGCGAACCGGATGGTGCCCGCGGCGTCCAGCATCAGCGCCACGGTCGAGGTGTGGTGGGCGAGTGCGTCGACCCACGAGGTGGTCAGCCGCAGCTGCCGCTCGACCTCCTGCTCGCGCTCTATGTCGCGGAACTGCACCAGGACCGCGGGCCCGCGCTCCAGCTCGACCCGGACGGCCACCGCATCGGTCGGGATCACCCGGCCCGACTTCGCGCGGTAGTGCCACTCGATCCGGCTCGCGCCCCGGTCGACGGCCTCCTGCAGCCAGGCGCGGCCGATCACCCGGTCGTACTGCTGCGCGGAGCTGCTCATGTCGTTGGCCTTGAGCGGGCGCAGCTCGGCGACGCTCCACTCCAGCATCTCGCACGCCGCCGGGTTGGCCCAGAGGATGTCCTTGGTCGCGGCGTCGTGCAGGAGCACGCACATCCGGGTGGCGTGCGCCATCGTCACGAAGTCCTGCGCCGTCAGCTCGGGCGCGCGCGGGTCGACCTGCATCTGCCCAGCGTAAGACGGGTGCGCGGGGGGTCGCACTGAAGGAATCCCCTACGGGGGCAGAGGCAATACCAATTTCCGCGGCGGTGGCAGCGTTCGTAACGTCGGGAGCCGTCCAGCAACGACGAGGGAGCTGAGATGGTGCACACCCACCAGAGCGACGGTGTCAGCTTCGAGGACGTGCTGGCGGAGCTCGCCGAACGACGTGCCGAGTTCCGCGAGCAGCGCTACGTGCCGAAGGACTTCATCGCCCGGCTCAAGCAGCTGGGGCTCTACCGCGCCGCGACCCCGACGAGGTTCGGCGGCGAACCGCTCGCCCCCGCCGACTTCCTGGCGCGCATCGAGCGGATCTCGGTCGTGGACGGCTCCACCGGCTGGGTCGCCAGCTTCGGGTCCGCGCTCGTGTACCTCGCGGCGCTGCCGCTGGACACGCAGGCCGAGCTCTACCGCAACGGCCCGGACGTGGCCTTCGCCGGGGGACTGTTCCCGGTCCAGCCCGCCGCGCCGACCGAGACCGGGTTCCGGGTCGACGGCCGCTGGAAGTTCGCCAGCGGCTGCATGGGCGCCGACGTGCTCGGCGTGGGCATCCCGGGCGACGAGAGCACCGGCGGCAAACCGCGAACCGCGGTGCTGCGGCCCGAGCAGGTCGAGATCGTCCAGGACTGGGACGTCGTCGGGATGCGCGGAACCGGTTCGTTCGACCTGGTGGTGCGCGATGTCGAGGTCCCGCGCGAGTGGACCTTCATCCGCGGCGGAACGCCCACTGTGGACGAACCGCTCTACCGCTACCCGACGATCGCCTACGCCGCCCAGGTGCTGGCCGTCGTCGGCGCCGGAGTGGCGCGCGCGGCGCTCGACTACGCCGAGGAAGTCGGTGCCGGCTACGCCGGGGTCACGGGTGCCCCGAAGCTGGCCGACCGCGCCTACTACCGCACCGAGATCGCCGGTGCCGAGGCCTCGCTGCACTCGGCCAGGGCGTGGTTCTACGAGCTCAGCAACGAGGTCTGGGAGACCGTCCTGGCCGGTGACGACGCCACCGCGGAGCAGAACGCGCGGCTGCGGCTCGCCTCCGCGCACCTGGCCAAGACGTCGTCGGACGTCGTCGGCCGCCTGCTGGAGATCTCCGGCACGGCGCCGATCAACACCTCGCACCCGCTCCAGCTGCTGCACGGCGACGCCCTCGTCCCGAAGCAGCACGCCTTCCTCGGCCCGTCGATGTACGACGCGGCAGGCGCGGTCCTCATGGGGATGCCGCCCACCACCCCAGGTTTCCGCTGACACCACGACGAAGGAGATCCGCATGACCGCGCAGCCGCTCCGCGTGCTGTTCTGCATCGGCATCAACCAGAACTTCTTCGACCTGCCCACCGACGGCATCGAGATCGGCGACGTCTGGCAGGCGTTCGTCTCGATGATGGACCAGCTCAAGGCGCTGCCCGGGGTGGACTTCATCGGCGACATGGACGACGACTCGCACATGGTCGGGCCGTCCGAGGGCTGGCCGTGGACCTGCTACATCCTCGCCGACGTCGACTCGCAGGAGACCGTCAAGGCCGCCTGCAACCTCTTCCGCACCACGCAGGTCGCCGACGGCCGCGCCAAGCTGTGGCGGTTCGCCAGGGTCGAGGCCCGGATGGGCCGCGCGCTGACCGTCCGCGAAGACGTCGAGCTGCCCGACTGACCAGGGAGAACCCGATGACCGACAACACCACCGCGCCCGCCGGGCTGGCCGCCGGGGACCGGGTCGCCGGCCGCCTCTACACCGACCCGGACATCTTCGACCAGGAGCTGACGCGGATCTTCGAGCGCACCTGGGTGTGGGTCGCGCACGAGAGCGAGCTGCCCGGGCCCGGCACCTTCAAGTCGACGCACGTCGGCAAGCAGCCGGTGATCGTCACCCGCGACCGCAAGGGCGAGCTGCGCACCCTGCTCAACCGGTGCCGCCACCGCGGCGCCAGCATCTGCGAGAAGCCCAGCGGCAAGGCCAACGGCTTCACCTGCCCGTACCACGCCTGGTCCTACGGCCTCAACGGGCAGCTGCGCGGCATCCCGTACCCGGACGGCTACGAGGGCGTCATCGACAAGTCCGAGCTGTCGCTGAAGAAGCTGCGCACCGAGAGCTACGGCGGCCTGGTGTTCGCGACGTTCAACGAGGACGCCGAGCCGTTGGAGGAGTTCCTCGGCGACGCCCGGCTGTGGATCGACCGGTTCATGAAGCAGGGCGGCGGCTACCCGATCAAGGTGCTGGGCAAGCACCAGTTCAAGTTCCGCGGCAACTGGAAGATCCAGCTGGAGAACACCACCGACGGCTACCACTTCCCGATCGTGCACCGGTCGTGGATGGCGTCGGTGGACGCCGAGACCGCGGACATGATGTCGTTCATGACCGACCCGGCCGCGATCACCCACGACCTCGGCAACGGGCACAGCGTGATGCAGATGGTGCCCGAGCACTCCGACCTCGACGCCGACGACGGCACCGAACCGCTCCAGGGCCGCTTCGACGACCTCGTGGCCGAGCTGTCGAAGACCCTCGACGAGGCGCAGGTGCGCAAGCTGGTCCGGGCCATGCACGGCACCGGGTTCAACCTCAACCTGTTCCCGAACGTCTCGATGTCCTCGGCGTTCTTCCGGGTGCTGCGCCCGGTCGCGGTCGACGAGACCTGGATCGAGCACGTTGCGATCGGCCCGGACGGCCCGCCCGAGGTCGACGCCGTCAACCGCGAGCGGCTGCGCATCCACGAGCACTTCCAGGGCCCGTTCGGCTTCGGCACGCCCGATGACGCCGAGGGCTGGGACCGGGTGCAGCGCGGCGCGCAGGGCGCACCGGAGATGCCGATCCTGGTCAACCGCGGCATCGGCCGCGAGACGCGCAGCGCTGAGGGCTGGCCGACCGCGCACGTCACCGACGAGACCGGGATGCGCGCGGCCTACGGCAAGTGGAAGGAGATGATGGGCGATGACTGACGCGACGACCGTGCTGTCGACGACCGATCCCCGCGTCGTCCGGGCGATCGAGCTGATCTGGCGAGAGGCCGAGCTGCTCGACCGCAAGGACTACACCGCCTGGAACGGTCTCTACGCGGACGACGGGCTCTACATCATCCCGATCGACCCGCACACCGAGGACTTCGCGAACACGCTGAACATGGTCTACGACGATGCCCGCATGCGGCAGATGCGCGTGACCCGCATGATCGAGGGCTACGCGATCGCGGCGGTGGACGCCGCCCGCACGGTGCGCACGGTGTCCCGCTTCGTGCCGGAGTCGGTGGCCGACGACGAGGTCGTGTTGCGGTCGGCGCAGATCCTCATCGCCTACAAGCGCGGCCGCCACGACATCTGGGCCGGCGACCTGGTGCACCGGATCCGTCTCTCGGAGGCTGGTGAGGACCGCATCGCGCAGAAGGTCGTGCGGCTGGTGGACAGCGAAGAAGCCGTGCCCGCCGCTGGATTCCTGCTGTGAGCGCGGCGCAGGTCGCGGTGGTGACCGGCGGGGCGAGCGGACTGGGCGAGTTCATCGTCCGCCGCCTGCACGCCGACGGCTACCGCGTCGCAGTGGCCGACGTGGCCGATGCCGAGGCGCTGACGACCGAGCTGGACAGCACCGGCGCCACCGCACGCGGCTACCGCGTGGACGTCAGCGACCGCACGGCACTGCAGCAGCTGCTGGCCGACGTGGTCGCCGACTTCGGCGAGGTG
This portion of the Saccharopolyspora antimicrobica genome encodes:
- a CDS encoding sensor histidine kinase, yielding MQVDPRAPELTAQDFVTMAHATRMCVLLHDAATKDILWANPAACEMLEWSVAELRPLKANDMSSSAQQYDRVIGRAWLQEAVDRGASRIEWHYRAKSGRVIPTDAVAVRVELERGPAVLVQFRDIEREQEVERQLRLTTSWVDALAHHTSTVALMLDAAGTIRFATNTALPLIGATAGEPLGPLTDHARLRLRGRVSTWDEVLSRADPVTSVQLEVDRPDQERVWLEGSLERLQESDGLLMILHDVSERVHGQVRREREMHRENYLARYTAMGDMAMAIAHELGQPLAAAANFLAGSRATAPADSRVGYGIDNAVRQIERAATIVSSVRAFVGHLEHVQQVADLNDILEECLYFVGLRAGPAGVEVRVDRSPEPVLVRCERVLTGQVVLNLCFNAIDEMAVCDPQRRQLTVTTRIDGDAGVLTVDDLGRGLRHDPFERTFTDKEHGSGIGLALSYRIITRQHGAIWGESRDEGGSRFGFSLPLAS
- a CDS encoding acyl-CoA dehydrogenase family protein — protein: MVHTHQSDGVSFEDVLAELAERRAEFREQRYVPKDFIARLKQLGLYRAATPTRFGGEPLAPADFLARIERISVVDGSTGWVASFGSALVYLAALPLDTQAELYRNGPDVAFAGGLFPVQPAAPTETGFRVDGRWKFASGCMGADVLGVGIPGDESTGGKPRTAVLRPEQVEIVQDWDVVGMRGTGSFDLVVRDVEVPREWTFIRGGTPTVDEPLYRYPTIAYAAQVLAVVGAGVARAALDYAEEVGAGYAGVTGAPKLADRAYYRTEIAGAEASLHSARAWFYELSNEVWETVLAGDDATAEQNARLRLASAHLAKTSSDVVGRLLEISGTAPINTSHPLQLLHGDALVPKQHAFLGPSMYDAAGAVLMGMPPTTPGFR
- a CDS encoding aromatic ring-hydroxylating oxygenase subunit alpha, with the protein product MTDNTTAPAGLAAGDRVAGRLYTDPDIFDQELTRIFERTWVWVAHESELPGPGTFKSTHVGKQPVIVTRDRKGELRTLLNRCRHRGASICEKPSGKANGFTCPYHAWSYGLNGQLRGIPYPDGYEGVIDKSELSLKKLRTESYGGLVFATFNEDAEPLEEFLGDARLWIDRFMKQGGGYPIKVLGKHQFKFRGNWKIQLENTTDGYHFPIVHRSWMASVDAETADMMSFMTDPAAITHDLGNGHSVMQMVPEHSDLDADDGTEPLQGRFDDLVAELSKTLDEAQVRKLVRAMHGTGFNLNLFPNVSMSSAFFRVLRPVAVDETWIEHVAIGPDGPPEVDAVNRERLRIHEHFQGPFGFGTPDDAEGWDRVQRGAQGAPEMPILVNRGIGRETRSAEGWPTAHVTDETGMRAAYGKWKEMMGDD
- a CDS encoding aromatic-ring-hydroxylating dioxygenase subunit beta produces the protein MTDATTVLSTTDPRVVRAIELIWREAELLDRKDYTAWNGLYADDGLYIIPIDPHTEDFANTLNMVYDDARMRQMRVTRMIEGYAIAAVDAARTVRTVSRFVPESVADDEVVLRSAQILIAYKRGRHDIWAGDLVHRIRLSEAGEDRIAQKVVRLVDSEEAVPAAGFLL